The Triticum aestivum cultivar Chinese Spring chromosome 3A, IWGSC CS RefSeq v2.1, whole genome shotgun sequence genome includes a region encoding these proteins:
- the LOC123058017 gene encoding aspartic proteinase CDR1-like encodes MPATMTSRVLLLVGVVLTAHKFLCTAYVGGDGFSVEFIHRDSVKSPYRDPSLTAPARVLEAARRSTSRAAALSRSYDRADAPSADGAVSELTSRPFEYMMAVNVGTPPTRMLAIADTGSDLIWLNCSNGAGAPGLAAARHARAPAPAPAPAPPPGVQFNSSNSTTFGLVSCGSGACRALPEASCADSKCGYLYSYGDGSQSTSGLLSTETFTFADDQGNRGDRAMRVANVNFGCSTTMIGSFIGDGLVGLGGGDLSLVNQLGADTSLGRRFSYCLVHYSINASSVLNFGPRAAVTEPGASTTPLIPSEMKTYYTVDLRSVKIGNKTFAAPQQYPVIVDSGSTLTYLANELVDPLVKELTRRVKLPPAKSPEELLPLCFDVSGVGEGQVAAMIPDVTLELGGGAAVTLKSENTFVVLHEGTLCLAVVALQFPPVSIIGNIAQQNMHVGYDLDKGTVTFAPADCASARSSGSVYI; translated from the exons ATGCCTGCGACGATGACATCCCGCGTTCTGCTGCTCGTTGGCGTCGTCCTGACGGCGCACAAGTTTTTGTGCACGGCGTACGTCGGCGGCGATGGGTTCAGCGTGGAGTTCATCCACCGTGACTCCGTCAAGTCGCCGTACCGTGACCCGTCGCTCACCGCGCCCGCCCGCGTGCTCGAGGCCGCGCGCCGGTCCACATCGCGCGCCGCTGCGCTCTCGCGCTCCtacga CCGCGCCGACGCACCATCAGCCGACGGCGCCGTGTCCGAGCTCACCTCCAGGCCCTTCGAGTACATGATGGCCGTGAACGTGGGCACGCCGCCCACCCGCATGCTCGCCATCGCCGACACCGGCAGCGACCTCATCTGGCTCAACTGCAGCAACGGAGCCGGCGCTCCTGGTCTGGCGGCCGCCCGTCACGCCCGCGCGCCCGCTcccgctccagcccccgcgccgccgccgggcgTCCAGTTCAACTCCTCCAATTCGACGACGTTCGGTCTCGTGAGCTGCGGCTCCGGCGCATGCCGCGCGCTCCCGGAAGCCTCCTGCGCCGACTCCAAGTGCGGGTATCTCTACTCCTACGGCGATGGCTCCCAGtcgacgagcggcctcctctctaCAGAGACCTTCACCTTCGCCGACGACCAAGGCAACCGCGGCGATCGGGCGATGCGCGTGGCCAACGTCAACTTCGGCTGCTCCACAACCATGATCGGCTCGTTCATCGGGGACGGCCTcgtcggactcggcggcggcgaccTCTCCCTCGTCAATCAGTTAGGCGCAGACACATCGCTCGGCCGGAGGTTCTCCTACTGCCTCGTGCACTACTCCATCAACGCCTCCTCCGTGCTCAACTTCGGTCCCCGCGCCGCCGTGACAGAGCCCGGCGCGTCGACGACGCCGCTGATCCCATCCGAAATGAAGACCTACTACACCGTCGACCTCCGGTCCGTCAAGATCGGGAACAAGACCTTCGCGGCGCCGCAGCAGTACCCCGTCATCGTCGACTCCGGCTCGACGCTGACGTACCTCGCGAACGAGCTTGTGGACCCATTGGTGAAAGAGCTGACCCGGAGGGTCAAGCTCCCGCCGGCGAAGTCGCCGGAAGAACTCCTGCCACTGTGCTTCGACGTGAGCGGTGTAGGAGAGGGGCAGGTTGCGGCGATGATCCCTGACGTTACGCTGGAACTGGGCGGTGGCGCGGCGGTCACGCTCAAGTCCGAGAACACGTTCGTAGTTTTGCATGAGGGGACCCTGTGCTTGGCGGTGGTGGCCCTGCAGTTTCCTCCTGTGTCCATCATCGGGAATATTGCGCAGCAGAACATGCACGTTGGGTACGACCTCGACAAGGGCACCGTGACCTTCGCCCCAGCAGACTGCGCCAGCGCCAGGTCCTCTGGCTCTGTGTATATCTAA